The Littorina saxatilis isolate snail1 linkage group LG1, US_GU_Lsax_2.0, whole genome shotgun sequence nucleotide sequence aggctcgtcactttcactgccttttgcactagcgacGGACtatggtcattgtgaaaaaatgcagtgcgttcagtttcattctgtgagttccacagcttgactaaatgtagtaatttcgccttacgcgacttgtttaattttatttgtttattcttgagtttgaaactttatctgtctatctctttccaATTTAAGCTTAATTAATCAGTATCACACATAACGATTGAATGTTAAACTTGAAACACTCTTTTACCTGGCAACGCGTTTCTTCAGGATCAGCGTCCGTTGCTTGTCCACCTGACAGTCCGCGGGTGACTCAGGTGTGTGCTGAGCAACAACTATTCCTGAGCATTTATACTCACATCTCATAACTTGTttacaaacaccctttttccAGTGTCATGTGTTCTCCTTCGTAGTTTAAAGGCACCTTTCTTCCAGTGTCATGTTTTCTCCTTCGTAGTTTAAAGGCACCTTTCCAGTGTCACGTGTTCTCCTTCGTAGTTTAAAGGCACCTTTCCAGTGTCATATGTTCTCCTTCGTAGTTTAAAGGCACCTTTCCAGTGTCATGTGTTCTCCTTCGTAGTTTAAAGGCACCTTTCCAGTGTCACGTGTTCTCCTTCGTAGTTTAAAGGCACCTTTCCAGTGTCATGTGTTCTCCTTCGTAGGTTAAAGGCACCTTTCCAGTGTCATGTGTTCTCCTTCGTAGTTTAAAGGCACCTTTCCAGTGTCATGTGTTCTCCTTCGTAGTTTAAAGGCACCTTTCCAGTGTCATGTGTTCTCCTTCGTAGTTTAAAGGCACCTTTCCAGTGTCATGTGTTCTCCTTCGTAGTTTAAAGGCACCTTTCCAGTGTCATGTGTTCTCCTTCGTAGTTTAAAGGCACCTTTCCAGTGTCACGTGTTCTCCTTCGTAGTTTAAAGGCACCTTTCCAGTGTCATGCTTTCTCCTTCGTAGTTTAAAGGCACCTTTCCAGTGTCACGTGTTCTCCTTCGTAGTTTAAATGCACCTTTCCAGTGTCATGATTTCTCCTTCGTAGTTTAAAGGCACCTTTCCAGTGTCACGTGTTCTCCTTCGTAGTTTAAAGGCACCTTTCCAGTGTCATGTGTTCTCCTTCGTAGTTTAAAGGCACCTTTTCAGGGGGTGTCTAAGCAGAGCTTTTTTTGTGAccaattttgaacacagtgcagacgggcgcagtggtaagacgtcggcctcctaatcgggaggtcgtgagttcgaatcccggtcgctgccgcctggtgggttaagagtggagatttttccgatctcccaggtcaacttatgtgcagacctgctagtgacttaacccccttcgtgtgtacacgcaagcacaagaccaagtgcgcacggaaaagatcctgtaatccatgtcggagttcggtgggttatggaaacacgaaaatacccagcatgcctactcaacgaaagcggagtgaaactgactatgctctcagagtatagtgtggggaacccaaatgggcaaacgagctcacacgtaaccagaaaattctagAACGctgaagtggcgcagtggttagcgcatcggactgcgggccgggagatcgtggttcgaatcccatacacacacacacagacagacacacacacacacacacacacacacatacaccacgaccctcgtctcgattccccctccatgttaaaacatttagtcaaaacttgactaaatgtaaaaagaagaggagagagaaaaaaaaataattcaaaaacaatgagaaaaaaacatttaaCAGATGTATTATCATGttatcatcaacaacaaaaaacaagtcgcgtaaggcgaaattattacatttagtcaagctgtggaactcacagaatgaaactgaacgtagtccgccgctagtgcaaaaggcagtgcctgtttggcgcggtagcggttgcgccgtgcttcatagcacgctttactgtacctctcttcgttttaactttctgagcgtgtttttaatccaaacatatcatatctatatgtttttgaaatcaggaaccgacaaggaatacgatgaaattgcttttaaatcgatttcggaaatttaattttgatcataatttttatatttttaattttcagagcttgcttttaaaccgaatacaacatatttatatgttttcggaatcaggaaatgatgtagaataagatgaacgtaaatttggatcgttttatatgaaaaaaacccacattatttacaattttcaaatttttaatgaccaaagtcattaattaacttttaagccaccaaactgaaatgcaataccgacttccggccttcgtcgaagaatgcTTTACAAAATGTAATGCCTGTAGTGCCTGTAATGCCTGTAGTGCCTGTAGTGCCTGTAGTGCCTGTAGTGCCTGTAGTACCTATAGTGCATGCAGTGCCTGTAGTGCCTGTAGTGCCTTTAAAGCCTTTAGTGCCTGTAATGTCTGTAATGCCTGTAGTGCCTGTAATGCCTGTAGTGCCTGTAGTACCTATAGTGCATGCAGTGCCTGTAGTGCCTGTAATGCCTTTAAAGCCTTTAGTGCCTGTAATGCCTGTAATGCCTGTAATGCCTCTGGTGCCTGTAATGCCTGTAGTGCCTGTGGTGCCTGTAGTGCCTGTAATGCATTTAGTGCCTGTAGTGCCTGTAATGCCTGTAGTGCCTGTAATGCCTGTGGTGCCTGTAATGCCTGTAGTGCCTGTAGTGCCTGTAGTGCCTGTAATGCCTGTAGTGCCTGTAATGCCTGTAATACCTGTAGTGCCTGTAATGCCTGTAGTGCCTGTAGTGCCTGTAATGCCTGTAGTGTCTGTTATGCCTGTAATGCCTGTAATGcctgtgtacactacattggggtgtgaacgttaaagatcccacgattgacaaaagggtctttcttggcaaaattgtttaggcatagataaaaatgtccaccaccaaaatacccgtgtgacttggaataataggccgtgaaaagtaggatatgcgccaaaatggctgcgatctgctggccgatgtgaaaaaaattccatctcacacggcataaataaatccttgcgccttgaatatgtgcgcgatataaattgcataaaataaaaaaaaaataaaaaaaaaagtaaatccctgcgcttagaactgtacccacggaatacgcgcgatataagcctcatattgattgattgattgatgcctGTCCAGTGCCTGTAATGCCTGTAGTGTCTGTAATGCCTGTAATGCCTGTAATGCCTGTTGTGCCTGTAGTGCCTGTAATGCCTGTAATGCCTGTAGTGCCTGTAATGCCTGTAATGCCTGTAGTGCCTGTAATGCCTTTAATGCCTGTAGTGCCTGTAATGCCTGTAGTGCCTGTAATGCCTGTAGTGCCTGTTATGCCAACAATCCTATCAACATACCCCCCGGGCCAAGGACCCTGTCCAAGTTTAGCGACAGCAATTATTCAGGACGTGAAATGACTTGTCAAGAATAAAACACCGATTTGCACGCTCATTTTTCGGTCTAGTTTACATGTTTCCAGGTCGACATGCTAAGGGTGGGGAAtggaacgggggggggggggggtgagggtggtTGGCGTTGTGTTTTTCAGTTGTTGTTGTAATGGTGTTGGtggggtggttgtggtggtgggggtggtggtggtggtggttgtgtgtgtgtgtgtgtgtgtgagtgtgtgtgtgtgtgagtgtgtgtgtgtgtgtgtgtgtgtgtgtgtgtgtgtatttgcccgtcttcttcttcttcttctgcgttcgatgttggtggccgtgctagatcctcagaccagtggctgccaggaagtccgcagtcttgcgcagttcgtcggcaggaccccagagtttggctccaacactggtcATTTTTGCCCGTCTGTTTATCTGTATGTCCGTCTCCTCGTCTATCTGAGTGTCCGATATTCCTGCGATCGCGAATGTATTCCGTCTTGTGTTTTTGATGTGCTTGACTGTGGTCCCACACTCCACTCGATATAATATATGGATTGTTGTCCCTTGATCCCCTGTTGATtcacgaaaaaaagaaaaagaatcaaaaagaaacaaaacagcaCAAAACACACGAACAAAGATATGGTTCCAAAGAAAGGAGCTCTCCATCCTCCTATTAGTTCTGACCTCCCTCTTTTCGATGACTATTCTCGATCGCATTTACAATGCAGAATGCCTCCCTTACACAACTGCGAATGCCATGGAGACGAAAATAACATGTACTCTATACGAGATATCTGTTTTCGAAACATCAGAAGATGGAAAGTAGTTACACAGAAACTGCAGACTAAGCTATACCCCTCATTGTGGTCGGGTATGCAATAATACATATgcagaataagcattaactatcattgtttttttattcagaattttggagagttggcagtctctttgtttgttgGATGTGCAGATTAAGCTGTGTTAATGGAGCACTTTTACGCTGAAAATGTGAGGACACAAAGCAAGTGTTACAATGTATGCAACTGCATGACTTCATTGACGTTTTGCACGAAAACAAAGTCATTAACCTGTATGTGCAGCAGacgtaatctttcttcttttgtgctgtTAACGGCCAGTAATCAGTTTCTCTTATCCAAATCTACATTATGTTTTCGTTTCCAAAAATCACAGGCACTCGGAATctggacatcaagatcaactaaACATTTTCTAATAAACTTTGCTGTTATATTACCACCGTTAACAATGAAATCCTGCAATGTAAAATATTGATATGGTaatgtgtctgtacgtctggatttaagtgctgtgcataatgcattgtattcaaactgtctggatggtttataacccactttttgacataaatcttcaaaagaaataataaaaccattttcattcataacatcctttacaaatgagatattatgttttataaaatctttaaaaaatagGCATTTATGTTTAAATTGAATATTCATATTGTTCCAAATGCATTGGTCCTTTAATATTACTGGTGCAAAATCATACTTTTCACAGAAAACACTTTTATTGTCAAGCCAAGTCAATAACACTTGTTTCCAAAACAATGATCTGCAACTATTGAGGCCATTCATCGTTTTCGAAGATGCATTTGAGTCAAAGCACGATAAACCAATGCCCAAACATGACAGACAATATCTTGGAATAAGAGACCAATACTTTTGTGTGGAGTTTTGCAAATTAACAAGCCAGGAAATCATAAATGAGTTGTGCATATCTACTACGTTTATCATATTCAAACCACCATAATCTTTTTCTTTACACATAACTGTTCGtcttactttttcaaatgcgcgcgtatttgaatactttttcttccaaataaacCTAAACAAAATGGAATTAATATGATGTAGAACATGATGAGGTACTGCCAGAGATTGGAAAATATAAACGAATTGAGATAtaagaaaggttttaacaatacaaattttaccttgtatacttaaatttcttttTGACCAATTGGCGATTATTTGTTGTATTCGTTGAATTTTCTTTGACCAGTTTTCCTCTAAAGACGATGCGGgtatattgtttgaaaaaataattccaacAATTTTTACTTTACATTTCCATTTAAGACCAAAATACTGATCTGTACACAACTTTTTGGACCCTATCCACATGGCTTCCGTTTTGTTAACATTCACTTCCAAGTTtgaaaaatgtttaaacatattcaaaatgtataaCGCCCTTTCTAGATCTATTCTATCATGCAAAAAAAGAGTGACGTCATCAGCATATAATAACAGTTTTAGGACCGTGATGGGTGATACCTCAAAGGGTGACATAGGCAGATGGATACCCTTAATAGCTTCATCAGAACGAATCTTGATCGCCAACATTTCAAGGGCAATAACAAAAGCCATTGGAGAGAATGGACATCCTTGGCGAATGCCAGTTTCCACAGGAAAAGGTTCGGATATCCACCCT carries:
- the LOC138952838 gene encoding macrophage receptor MARCO-like, which encodes MTSVGAKLWGPADELRKTADFLGPWPGGYVDRIVGITGTTGITGTTGITGTTGIKGITGTTGITGITGTTGITGITGTTGTTGITGITGITGITGITDTTGITGTTGTTGITGTTGITGITGTTGITGTTGTTGTTGITGTTGITGTTEFSGYV